The genomic stretch ATGGTTTATATTCACCATAAAAGAGGTAGAGGGAAACTAAAACCAGCATCAAAATTTTTTTGACTATATCTTTTAATTGAGAAAAAAGTTTTAAAAAAAAGGTGAAAAAAATTGAAATGTGATACAATACACACTATATTAAAAATAGTTGAATGAAAGAAGAATTGAAAGGACCGATAATGATGCCTAGATGGTTGAAAAGAATGCTCGTTGTATTAATTACGGTATTTACATTTGGGCTTGTCACGCCACCTGAGTATTTATACGTTGATGACGCGAAAGCCGACAAGCAGCATAAATCAGGATATATACGTGATGTTGTGCCTTCCACAACCACGTTTGAAGATGCTGAGCTTCCCTCTATTCACTTTAAGTTTGAAGACGTTGATTCATTTGTTGCATATGCAATGGACCAAGCAGAGAAACAGTCCGTTGAAAAATTTGGAACGAAAATTGGACCTGTTATTGAAGATGAATTTCGTGGTGCTGTCCTACCTGAGATTGAAAAAGTCCTTACTGATATTGGTACAGAAAGAGAACAAGATATTACAAACCTAGAGATAAGTGAACATCCAGCTTCGGGTTACGGAGAGAAAATTTTTCATGTATATGATCTGCAGTCTGGGCAAGATTTGATTCGCTTTCATGTGCGGCGGGAGAATCCTCCAAAAGATGGATATTGGTTTAACTTCCATTATCATAAAGCAGAAGATAATTTTCAAAAGCACTATACGTTAGGGAAAATTTATTGGAACCGTAATATGCCTCCAAAATGGATGTCGTAATTAGGTTCAGTGACTAAAACTAGATTTTGATAAATCTAGTTTTTTTGTATTTCTCCTCAATAATAGGCTATGTAAGAAGAGTAGATGCCAAGATTTGCTTGGAAGTCTTTTCTGTTTTGTGTGATAGCATAAAGCTAGGGGAGGAACAGCAGGTGAAAAAGAGAATCTTATTTGTTTGCATGTTGTTGCTCGGAATCGGTCCGACAATAACATATTCTTCGTTTGAACGAAATTACACGCTATTAAAAAATGTGGATGTTGGAATGGAAACAAGCAACCAATCCTACATTTCTCGCTATCTAAATGAAATAGTTTACGTACCAAAAGACAGCTATAACGAACAAGAAGTAATGACCAGCTTGCACTATATTAGTCGCATACCGTCACCGCTCTTAAAAGAAATGGTTGAAAAAGAAATTAATATAAAGTTATTTAATGGGCAACTAACTGATGAGCCAGGTTTTCTGTTTTTAAGAGGGAAAGTACCAAGAGGCTATGAGCTTTCGAGTAAGGTATGGGATGATGTCCCTGGAGCAGGAGGTTCAAAAACGGTTTATGTGAAAATTGGTCACAGCGAAAAAGGGCAAGGGCACGGTTCGGTAAACTTAGAACTGCACGAGATTGCTCATACGGTGGATCGTCATATCTTGCACAATCTCCGTCATAAAGATCAATTCTTAAAGATTTGGAACGAAGAAAAACAGGTTCTATTTCCGAATCAGCACTACTTTTTACACTATCCAGAAGAATACTTTGCTGAGGTGTTTGCAATGTATTATGCAAATTCCTTCACCCGTAGTTATTTAAAAGAAAATGCTCCACAAACAACTCGTTACTTACAAAAGGTCATTGATGCACGGAACTTCTAGGATACCAAGCAAGTAATATGATAAATCAAAACAAATTCGTTATAATAGAGATAAGTGATTTGACAAAGATTGTTAAACATGAACATAATTGTATGAAGTTTGTTATTGGAGGATTTATTAATGAAAAAAATTACGGAAGAAAAACAGTTTCATGAACAAATCAAAGGACAAGAGCTAAGCGTTGGTATCTTCACTACAACATGGTGTCCAGATTGTAAACGCCTTGACATGTTCATTGATGAAATTATTGAAGAAAATCAAGATAAAGCTTGGTTTGAAGTCGATAAAGATGAATTTGAAGAACTTTCTGCAGCAAATAATGTAATGGGAATTCCATCGCTTCTTGTTTATAAAAATGGTGAAAAAATTGCACATCTTCACAGTGCAAACGCAAAAACACCTGAAGCAGTGCGTGAGTTTTTAAGCTCAATCTAATTTGAAAGCTACTTGTTTATATGAGCAAGTAGCTTTTATTGTATAGAGTTTTGAACCCGATTATTAGATGAAAAACAAGCTTACAGAATACGAACGTATGTTTTATAATTCTTGTATGGAAATAAAAGGTAATGTGGAGGGGTTTTGAATGTACATAACAGTAGAAGACTTTATTAAAGAATGGAACCGGGAAGCCCTGCTTACTCAAAAAGTTTTAGAAGGTCTAACTGATCAAGCGTTAACTCAAAAGGTGTATGCAGAAGGCCGCACTCTAGGAAGAATTGTATGGCACTTTACAACAAATATTCCAGACTATTTGGTTCATTTTGGGGTGGAAATAGCTAAGCTAGAAAATGCTGAACATATGCCCTCCTGTGGTAAAGAGTTTGCGGAAACTTTCAATAAAATCAGCTTACAGGTAGCAAAAGCGATTAGCCAGCAGTGGACAGATGAAACACTAAAAGAAGTACAAACAGCCTTTGGGCGACAAGAGACGAATGCTCAAATCTTAATGGGATTGATTAAGCATATTATCCATCATCGTGGACAAGTTACGGTTCTTATACGTCAAGCTGGGCTTGAACCTTTTGGTGTATACGGTCCCACAAAAGAAGGGTGGGAAGGTAGAGGCGTTGAAAATCCTCCTCTTTAAAGATAATTGGGCTATAAAAAAAGAGTCTTTTTAAAGACTCCAATGACTTACCCCTAAATTTTCAGCCTATCGTAACCATACAATAGCAAAAGCATCTATGCCTTACTATTACTTTGATAGAACTTCTGACCTAAAATGTATGGACGTTATGTTGATTTTCTATTTCCATTTTGGATGGAGTGCGTTATACTAAGACAGGTGAATAATCGTGAAGCAATAAGGTCTCAATTTTAACATTGAGTGAAAAGGGAAGTTTGGTGCAAGTCCAACGCGGTCCCGCCACTGTAAACGTTAGATGTCTAAAGATGCCACTGTTTGAAAAATGGG from Bacillus sp. 1780r2a1 encodes the following:
- a CDS encoding YpjP family protein, whose product is MPRWLKRMLVVLITVFTFGLVTPPEYLYVDDAKADKQHKSGYIRDVVPSTTTFEDAELPSIHFKFEDVDSFVAYAMDQAEKQSVEKFGTKIGPVIEDEFRGAVLPEIEKVLTDIGTEREQDITNLEISEHPASGYGEKIFHVYDLQSGQDLIRFHVRRENPPKDGYWFNFHYHKAEDNFQKHYTLGKIYWNRNMPPKWMS
- a CDS encoding toxin translates to MKKRILFVCMLLLGIGPTITYSSFERNYTLLKNVDVGMETSNQSYISRYLNEIVYVPKDSYNEQEVMTSLHYISRIPSPLLKEMVEKEINIKLFNGQLTDEPGFLFLRGKVPRGYELSSKVWDDVPGAGGSKTVYVKIGHSEKGQGHGSVNLELHEIAHTVDRHILHNLRHKDQFLKIWNEEKQVLFPNQHYFLHYPEEYFAEVFAMYYANSFTRSYLKENAPQTTRYLQKVIDARNF
- a CDS encoding thioredoxin family protein, whose protein sequence is MKKITEEKQFHEQIKGQELSVGIFTTTWCPDCKRLDMFIDEIIEENQDKAWFEVDKDEFEELSAANNVMGIPSLLVYKNGEKIAHLHSANAKTPEAVREFLSSI
- a CDS encoding DinB family protein: MYITVEDFIKEWNREALLTQKVLEGLTDQALTQKVYAEGRTLGRIVWHFTTNIPDYLVHFGVEIAKLENAEHMPSCGKEFAETFNKISLQVAKAISQQWTDETLKEVQTAFGRQETNAQILMGLIKHIIHHRGQVTVLIRQAGLEPFGVYGPTKEGWEGRGVENPPL